One Takifugu rubripes chromosome 2, fTakRub1.2, whole genome shotgun sequence genomic region harbors:
- the trip11 gene encoding thyroid receptor-interacting protein 11 — protein MSSWLGGLGSGLGQSLGQVGGSLSSFTGQISTFTKDMLLEGVEEVGDAATELQVSNSRLAQVEAAFAAQKSEYERLKKIHAELEEKLEASEIQIKSQSSEYRALLQQKDVEISHLKARQGGLQEEIHKLQHSAQSASVSPSLLPVSTTSSTTSSSSTFLSRPIGSHQDFHRDEMDLSDVLWSQQQINRLSTEVTRLEAEAAHWRRMSQTSSAGAGNCDQGEILKLQRTIKELREDMGREVDEHQHELAALQDAQRQKMADISRRHREELAEYEERIEELEEQIRSAGGPVTPPPDASEVAELQKTLISLRNTADEREKQLAELSASLEEAKQKELSLLLEKDEVQEQNGVLLENYTRLQASVTELQTRVQEQEEKSLQKAQLDHEIQELRKCLEDLEKENARLTSLSSAEPKEEVEHADILELNTIIGKLRQEKEALEQEKLNLQQELQVAQEQMVSNDDAVHDQSEAIDDLKEELEQRRKVLRNIEEERDTLMSELEELDRQNQEATQHMVSVKEQLSGQLKKAEAEVLSLTSDLNTTKEKNEELSQELETQREKVSQSAFTLNDLHMNKKQLEDAAKELKDKLRQAAEQNREARREISELKKNLEKREDELSLARAQLVHQVEKGTETQEIEEKLAEKERELTNLRKELDEVRSSLEKIVSEDYELKMENRNLKAKCEQASGKDEDVTKMKESQVALNRTLRERDTRIDALRLEKNQLEDELRHTESALTKQAKQYQQTIEDLTRARSLDASALQTEHERAIRLIQEKDLEIGQLKRDVEQLASDHRDTNEMLSITVAGQKQLTDLLQEKDAFMDTLKQNASDVQTEMENTIAARTKEVEAFRQVLDEKDKQLGVMKEENSHLKEEIDRVRDQQSKPQTLAEPRTLDIITELETEITQLKSSRSTMDEEVRTLRRSVEELQASLLLSQQSVQLQQSELEQANARHQQTTLNYDRLIHVKDEEMSHLQQMLEQLGVSRALADSSPLQGEVILQEKTQTLSQEMGNEKYDLSKVEIEKLLRGIQEKETEISQLNEKNLSLTKQLDQLVVSRDEVGKLSQMIMQKDIEIQALHARVSMGEHSQDVLILQQHLQAYAVEREQVLAVLNEKTRENSQLRSDHHRLMDMMAGKEASLLKLQQENQRLSSMSDPSGSQEMFKETIQNLSRIIREKDIEIDALTQKCQTLVTVLQSSGGESTAGSGGVSSNQFEELLQERDTLKQQVKKMEEWKQQVITTVKNMQHESAQLQEELINLQGQMSADSDCSSKLMVDYTRLIQSYEQKERRLGSLSQELAQVQQTITQLRSTKEVLLGKLDNVGQTPESIPSQSGGPSLMADPVDQQAPPTGNNEALQEVIMQLRNQLAEKENTIRTIQENNHRLSNSASASECEHRTQAEETCKVKERLDALQKTAREKDLLIKTKSDQLSQISEALRNRDNDNEVLKQAVTNLKERALILEMDGRKLKEENDLIVARSREKESEFRALQETNMQVSLLLREKEFELSAISEKAATVEKMLKDREQGKSGELNQLLNEMKSMQEKAVLFQQERDQVMMALKQKQMETTALQTELQHMRDKEQRLNLELERLRNHLLEIEDSYTREALAAEDRETELRRRVALLDNKLATSSNAVENASQQASMQVESLQEQLMGVMKQRDDALAHLRTSQEQVNQYAVSLSNLQMVLEQFQQEEKVMYTAELERHKKEKEEWKRKAQRLEDQASALQINLDEANAALDSASRLTDQLDLKDEQIEVLKNQVDMRQEMLEEAQRKLMNLLNSTEGKIDKVLMRNLFLGYFHTPKNKRGDVLKLMGGVLGLNREDIDKMLEEDGRHGVTGWVSSWLGGRGAQSVPNTPQRPTSGQALNSSFSEMFVKFLEIESNPTLPAPKLLVHDIKSLSAPPSRRTGSGVSSSAAGVAAVGKRPSESNPFLAPRSDAVPLVAPPTSGGHLLMKPISDSLPTFTPVPVSAEASAGAVLKDLLNQ, from the exons ATGTCATCGTGGCTCGGTGGACTCGGCTCCGGCCTCGGCCAGTCTCTGGGACAGGTCGGTGGGAGTCTGTCCTCTTTCACAGGACAAATCTCCACCTTTACCAAAGATATGCTACTGGAGGGTGTAGAAGAAGTGGGAG ATGCTGCTACAGAGCTGCAGGTGTCTAATTCCAGGCTGGCCCAAGTTGAAGCTGCATTTGCTGCTCAGAAATCAGAG tatgaaagattaaaaaagatccacgcagagctggaggagaaactggagGCATCAGAGATCCAAATTAAGAGTCAGTCCTCTGAGTACAGAGCCCTCCTGCAACAGAAAGAT GTGGAGATCAGTCACCTGAAGGCTCGACAGGGTGGACTACAGGAGGAAATCCACAAGCTGCAGCATTCGGCTCAGTCAGCTTCCGTCAGTCCCAGTTTGCTGCCTGTCAGTACGACTTCCTCgaccacgtcctcctcctccaccttcctgtcGAGGCCCATAGGGTCCCATCAGGACTTCCACAGGGATGAAATGGACCTCAGCGATGTTCTCTGGTCCCAGCAGCAGATCAACCGGCTGTCGACAGAGGTCACACGTCTGGAGGCAGAGGCGGCTCACTGGAGGAGGATGTCGCAG ACATCAAGTGCAGGAGCTGGCAACTGTGACCAGGGTGAGATTCTCAAACTTCAAAGAACAATAAAg GAGCTGCGAGAAGACATGGGTCGCGAGGTGGATGAACATCAGCACGAACTGGCTGCTCTGCAGGACGCCCAGCGGCAGAAGATGGCCGACATTTCACGACGTCACAGAGAAGAGTTAGCAGAGTATGAGGAGAGGattgaagagctggaggagcagattcGAAGCG CTGGCGGTCCagtcactcctcccccagatgCCTCAGAGGTTGCTGAACTTCAGAAAACACTAATCTCACTACGGAACACCGCAGATGAGCGGGAGAAGCAGCTGGCTGAGCTTTCAGCCAGTCTGGAGGAGGCAAAGCAGAAAGAGTTGTCACTGCTCCTGGAGAAAGATGAGGTCCAGGAACAGAATGGCGTGCTGCTGGAGAATTACACCCGACTGCAGGCCTCTGTGACAGAGCTTCAGACACGGGTGCAAGAACAGGAAGAGAAATCTCTGCAAAAAGCCCAACTAGACCACGAGATCCAGGAGCTACGGAAATGCCTCGAAG atttagaaaaagaaaacgcaAGACTGACCAGCCTTTCTTCA GCCGAGCCAAAGGAAGAGGTTGAGCATGCGGACATCTTAGAACTGAACACCATTATTGGGAAACTGagacaagaaaaagaagccCTGGAACAGGAAAAG CTAAACCTCCAACAAGAGCTGCAGGTGGCTCAGGAACAGATGGTAAGCAATGATGACGCTGTGCATGATCAGTCAGAGGCCATTGATGACCTGaaagaagagctggagcagagacgGAAAGTTCTGAGAAATATTGAAGAGGAACGAGACacactgatgtcagagctggaggagcttgaTCGACAAAACCAGGAAGCAACACAG CACATGGTTTCTGTAAAAGAGCAGCTCTCTGGTCAGCTAAAAAAGGCAGAGGCAGAAGTACTGAGTCTGACTTCAGACCTTAACACCACTAAAGAAAAGAACGAAGAACTGAGTCAGGAACTGGAGACCCAAAGAGAAAAGGTGAGCCAGAGCGCTTTCACCCTTAACGACCTGCATATGAACAAAAAGCAGTTGGAAGACGCAGCGAAGGAGCTCAAAGATAAACTGAGACAAGCGGCGGAGCAGAACCGGGAGGCACGGCGAGAAATCTCTGAGCTGAAGAAGAATttggagaagagggaggatgAGCTGTCTCTTGCCAGAGCGCAGCTAGTTCACCAAGTTGAAAAAGGAACTGAAACACAGGAAATTGAAGAGAAATTGGCAGAGAAGGAACGAGAGTTAACAAACCTCAGGAAAGAATTGGATGAGGTGAGGAGTTCTCTTGAGAAGATCGTGTCTGAGGACTATGAGTTAAAGATGGAGAACAGAAATCTGAAGGCAAAGTGTGAGCAGGCCTCGGGTAAAGATGAAGATGTAACCAAGATGAAGGAGAGTCAGGTAGCCCTGAACAGGACACTTCGGGAGAGGGACACCCGAATCGATGCTTTGAGACTGGAGAAgaaccagctggaggatgaaTTGAGGCATACAGAGAGCGCCCTTACAAAACAGGCAAAACAGTACCAGCAGACCATCGAGGACTTGACACGAGCTCGCTCCTTGGATGCTTCTGCTTTACAGACAGAGCACGAGCGGGCCATCCGACTCATCCAGGAGAAGGACCTGGAAATAGGTCAGCTGAAGAGAGACGTGGAGCAACTGGCATCCGACCACAGAGACACTAATGAAATGCTTTCAATCACGGTGGCAGGGCAGAAGCAGCTGACTGATCTTCTACAGGAGAAAGACGCCTTCATGgacactttaaaacaaaacgCTTCAGACGTGCAGACGGAGATGGAGAACACAATCGCAGCGAGGACGAAAGAAGTGGAGGCCTTCAGGCAGGTGTTGGATGAGAAGGATAAACAGCTGGGGGTAATGAAAGAGGAGAACAGTCATCTAAAAGAAGAGATCGACCGGGTCAGGGATCAGCAGAGCAAACCTCAAACTCTGGCCGAGCCCAGGACGTTAGACATCATCACGGAGCTGGAGACGGAGATTACCCAGCTCAAGTCTTCCAGGAGCACCATGGACGAGGAGGTCCGGACTCTGCGGAGaagtgtggaggagctgcaggcctccctcctcctgtcgcAACAGTCTGTCCAGCTTCAACAAAGTGAGCTTGAACAGGCTAATGCTCGCCATCAGCAGACGACACTCAACTACGACAGGCTGATCCACGTCAAAGATGAGGAGATGTCCCACCTCCAGCAGATGCTGGAGCAGCTCGGTGTGAGTCGAGCCCTCGCAGACTCCTCCCCGCTGCAGGGAGAGGTGATTCTGCAGGAGAAAACCCAGACTCTCAGTCAGGAGATGGGTAATGAAAAATACGACCTGTCTAAAGTAGAAATAGAAAAACTGTTGCGAGGCATTCAGGAGAAAGAGACTGAGATCAGCCAGCTGAACGAGAAGAACCTCTCACTAACCAAACAGCTGGATCAGCTGGTGGTGTCACGTGATGAGGTCGGTAAACTGTCCCAGATGATCATGCAAAAGGATATAGAAATCCAGGCGCTACATGCAAGAGTGTCCATGGGGGAACACAGCCAGGACGTGCtgatcctgcagcagcacctgcaggctTACGCTGTGGAGAGAGAACAAGTTCTTGCTGTGCTGAACGAGAAGACCAGAGAAAACAGCCAGCTTCGCTCCGACCATCACCGGCTCATGGACATGATGGCAGGAAAGGAGGCGTCCCTGCTGAAACTTCAGCAGGAGAACCAGCGCCTCTCCAGCATGAGCGATCCCTCAGGAAGCCAAGAGATGTTCAAGGAGACCATTCAGAACTTGTCCCGCATCATCAGAGAGAAGGACATAGAGATCGATGCATTGACCCAGAAGTGCCAAACCCTCGTGACCGTCCTGCAGAGTTCTGGAGGAGAGTCAACCGCCGGCTCTGGAGGAGTCAGCAGCAACCAGTTTGAGGAGCTGCTACAGGAGAGGGACACtttgaagcagcaggtgaagaagatggaggagtggaAGCAGCAGGTAATCACCACAGTCAAGAACATGCAGCACGAGTCTgcccagctgcaggaggagctgatcaACCTGCAGGGTCAGATGTCTGCTGACAGTGACTGTAGCTCCAAGCTGATGGTGGACTACACTCGGCTGATCCAGAGCTACGAGCAGAAGGAAAGGAGACTCGGAAGTCTGAGTCAGGAATTGGCGCAGGTCCAACAGACCATCACTCAGCTTAGGAGCACCAAAGAAGTCCTGTTGGGAAAACTAGACAATGTAGGACAGACGCCCGAATCCATACCATCCCAGTCTGGCGGACCTTCTCTGATGGCCGATCCTGTAGACCAACAGGCCCCACCAACGGGGAACAATGAGGCGCTGCAGGAAGTGATCATGCAGTTGCGGAATCAGTTGGCTGAGAAGGAGAACACAATCAGGACTATTCAGGAGAACAACCACAGGCTCTCCAACTCTGCGTCTGCCTCAGAGTGTGAGCACAGAACTCAGGCTGAGGAGACGTGCAAGGTCAAGGAGAGGTTGGATGCCCTCCAGAAGACTGCAAGGGAGAAAGACCTGCTCATCAAGACAAAGAGCGACCAGCTAAGTCAGATCAGCGAAGCCCTGCGTAACCGTGACAACGACAATGAGGTGCTCAAGCAGGCCGTGACAAACCTGAAAGAGCGTGCTCTTATTCTGGAAATGGACgggaggaagctgaaggaggagaatgACCTGATCGTCGCACGCTCTCGAGAGAAAGAGTCTGAGTTTAGAGCGCTGCAGGAAACCAACATGCAGGTTTCCCTCCTCCTGAGAGAGAAGGAGTTCGAGCTGAGCGCAATCAGCGAGAAGGCTGCAACTGTCGAGAAGATGCTGAAGGATAGAGAACAG GGTAAGTCCGGTGAGCTGAATCAACTCCTGAATGAAATGAAGTCCATGCAGGAGAAAGCTGTGTTGTTCCAGCAGGAGAGAGATCAGGTGATGATGGCTCTCAAGCAGAAACAAATGGAGACCACAGCACTACAAACAGAG CTTCAGCATATGAGGGATAAGGAGCAGCGGCTGAACCTGGAGCTAGAGCGGTTGCGTAACCATCTCTTGGAGATAGAAGATTCATACACGAGAGAAGCCCTCGCTGCCGAGGACAGGGAGACCGAGTTACGCAGGAGGGTGGCGCTGCTGGACAACAAACTGGCAACCTCTTCCAATGCTGTTGAAAATGCCAG CCAACAGGCCAGCATGCAGGTGGAgtctctgcaggagcagctgatggGAGTGATGAAGCAGCGGGACGATGCACTGGCTCATCTCAGAACGTCTCAGGAGCAGGTCAACCAGTACGCAGTGTCACTCTCCAACCTGCAAATGGTGCTAGAGCAGTTCCAACAAG AGGAGAAAGTCATGTACACCGCAGAACTGGAGAGGcacaagaaggagaaggaggagtggaaaagaaaagcTCAGCGGTTGGAGGACCAAGCTTCAGCCCTTCAG ATCAACCTTGACGAAGCTAACGCTGCTCTCGATTCGGCTTCTCGCCTCACCGATCAGCTCGACCTAAAGGACGAGCAAATCGAAGTGCTGAAGAATCAAG TGGATATGAGACAGGAGATGTTGGAGGAGGCACAGAGGAAGCTCATGAATCTTCTGAACAGCACAGAAGGGAAAATAGACAA AGTCTTGATGCGAAACCTGTTTTTGGGATACTTCCATACTCCTAAAAACAAACGTGGCGATGTGTTGAAGCTCATGGGAGGTGTTCTGGGACTGAACAGGGAAGACATTGATAAG